The genomic segment TCTTTCTCCAGTGATTAAACGTAATTTTGAAGATAGTGAAATTTTTTATCAGCCCACTGGCCCTCAATTTACCCTCGCCAATGGCGGTGGAGAAGGGGGGGCAGATACGAATATTCAGTTAGTTTCTGCGGTGAATCAAAACACCTATTCAACGGCGAATCTACAGAATTTTTATGCTCAAGTTTATTTAGGTTTTTTCCAGCAAAATGTCAACTTAGTGACGGAAAATATCTATCGGGAAAAAATGGGTTATTATCCCCATTTAAGCTTGACAGGAGATTGGACAGGTAGCCAATATATTTTCCGATATTATACGGGTATCATTGCTTCAGAAGAAGTTAAACCCTACCTAGGTGCTGATTATACCAGAAACACGGTTAACGGTTGGAATTTTAGAGGCGGTGCCATTGGTTATCTTAACCCGGATCAGGATTATTATAGTCAAGTTTGGGGCAGTGTGGCAAAAAGAATTACCTTCAGCAAAAGTGCTAATTTAATTCTATCTTCAGGCTTTAATTATGCCATAGATCGGGATACAACGATTGGTGATGTTGTTAGTATTTCACCCGCGAGTGAAGTTGTCGTTGCTGCGAGTTTAAACTGGGGAATTGTTTCTATTGGTTTAAGCAACTATTTTGGTGGTATTCTTCCTAATTCCTATGATAATCGTTTGCTGACTCAATTGAGTATTAGTCCTTTTAAAACTCTGACACTCTCTGGTTATGTTGCACCCATTGATGAAACCTCTAATCGTTCTCTCTATGGTGCAGGTATCATTTGGCAACTGAAAAACCAGTATAATAGTCCTACTCTATCTTTTAACTGGCAAAATCAACAATATGATTATGGTTACGATGTTTTTGGAAATCAATTATTAGTCAATGATAATATTTTTACAATTCTATTTCGAGTGGGTCATCCGCCCAACCCTTTTTAATCAGTAATCAGTGATTAGTTATATTTCATCCCATTATAGATGCTACAGATTATCCTTCCTAACCCCCCTGTAGAGACGCGCCATGGCGCGTCTCTACTAAGCATGGCTAGTCTCTACAGGGGGAATTTTTAGCAAACATTAAGGGATGGAATATAACTATTTTTAGATTAAGAATTTAACCGTTTTCGTTTCGCTTGATAGCTACGGACAGTAGTAACAATTAAGGTTAAGATTGTAATCGGAATGACAAAACTGATCATCACAAAATTAAACCAAGGAAGTTGAGAATGTTGAGAAGAGTCGAGGATTAAATAGGAACTATAAGCAACATAATAAGCGAGAAACAGTATTCCTTCCCAACGAGCAATAGATTTCCCACTATAAAAAATTGGAAAACAGGAAATCGCCACCGCAATCATTACCGGAATATCAAAATTTAAAGCAGCCGTTGCAACTGGAATTCCATCTGGGGAAATAGCGGAAGATAGTCCTAAAACAGCCAAGATATTAAAAATATTACTTCCGACTACATTACCAACCGCAATATCGCGTTCTCCCTTAATACTGGCTACCACAGAACTGGCTAATTCCGGGAGGGAAGTTCCGGCTGCGACAATAGTTAATCCGATGACTAAATCACTCACTCCAAGGGCTTTAGCAATAGTAATTGAGCTTTCAACTAACCAATTAGACCCTTGAATCAGTAACACTAACCCCAGGGCAATTAAGGCAATATTAATCAGCCAATTTTTGAGACTATTTTCAACAGAAGTCTGAGATTGATTTTCAGAAGATTCCTCATCTTTTTGTTTCTTGGCTTCGTAAATTAAAAACAAAGTATAGACAATTGCCCCAATAAATAAAATCGTTCCATCGACCGGACTAATAATGCCATCACTGCCAAATATTAAGGTTAAAATAGACACCCCAATCATAATCGGAACATCTAAACGAATCAATTGACTCGCGACCATTAAAGGGGCAATTAAAGCCGAAATTCCTAAAATAATTAAGATATTAAAAATATTACTTCCAACTACATTTCCTAATGCAACATTCGCTTGACCTGCAAAACTCGATTGAAGACTGACCGCCATTTCAGGTGAACTGGTTCCATAAGCAACAATGGTAAGTCCCACCAGTAAGGAGGGAATTCTTAACATTGCAGCAATGTTTGAAGCGCCCCGAACTAAGAGTTCTGCACCCACAACCAGCAAGACTAAACCCCCTATCAGCAACAAAATCACGCTCAAGCTCATATCATAAAAATCCTTAACGGTTAAGATTATGCTTATTTATTGGTTCTGAACGCTCAAAACCCCTTTCGTCACTGTATCATGACTTGAATAGATGATGTTGATTGTAGATGTGCTAAAGTAAAGAAGATTAAAATTGTGATCAAAATTGACCCAATTTTTTTTAACAGTTCATCAGGATAAATATACCATGACTTATTCCGAAGAGTTAACTAATTTAGTTGTTGTCGCTTACCCAGAGCAAGAAAAGGCGAAAGAAGTTTTAAAACAACTGAAAGCACTGCAAGCACAAGGAATTATTTCCGTTGTCAATGCTGCGGTGATGGTCAAAAATGAAAAAGGCAAAGTTTCGATTAGTGAAACCGGAGATACGGATGCTAAAGGGGGAGCAATTATTGGTGGAATTACGGCGGGATTAATTGCTTTATTTAACCCCATTGGCGCTTTAGGAGTCATGGCTTTAACCGCAGGTGGGGCAGGTGTGGGAGCTTTAATTACTCATTTTATGGATTTAGGATTTCCTCAAGAAGATCTCAAAGAATTATCTGAATCTTTAACTCCTGGAAGTTCGGCTTTAATTGCCTTAGTTGAACATACTTGGGTTGATCAATTAACGGAAGCGTTAGAACAATATGCAGGGAGATTGTATAAACGTTCGATTAAAGCGGATATTGCGTCTCAATTAGAAACGACAGCAAAAACCGTTAATTCTGAAGTGGAATCAACTCCCCCAGAATCTTAAGAGAGGTGCCCCGTAGAGACGTTGCATGCAACGTCTCTACCCGATATAAATTGTGTTTTCCACCTATTTAATTTTTTGATTGAGAGCATTTTGAGCAATTTTAGTGATATAAATCGTAACAATAACGGTAGCCATTAAACCAATTCCATATAATAACCATTCTATCGGAGTCCGCGATCGCTCTCCCATCCCTAACTGAGCTAAACTTCCCACTAACGATCCCAAATAAACATATAAAATTGTACCCGGTAACATTCCAATCCAAGACGCTAAAAAGTAATCTTTTAAGGAAACATTGGTTAATCCAAAGGCATAATTGAGTAAATTAAACGGAAAAATTGGAGAAAGACGAGTTAACCCGACAATTTTCCATCCTTCTTCACCAACCGCTTGATCAATTGCTTTAAAGTTTTCATAATTTTCTAGCTTTTTAGCCACCCAATTCCGGGCTAAATATCGCCCAATTAAAAAGGCAAAAGTTGCCCCAATGACCGAACCAATAGACACATAAATCGAACCCCAAATCACCCCAAAAATAACCCCTGCACCCAAGGTTAGAAGGGAACCCGGAATAAATAATATCGTAGCTAAATTATAGATAATAATAAAAGCAATCGGCCCCCAAAATCCTAAATGCTCAACCCAATCCAAAAGATAAGTTATTAACTGTTGAATCCCCATTTTATTTCTATTTTCCCTATTTTTAATATGATCCCAGAATTTATATGAAATCTTGAATAACTGATAACTGATAACTGATAACTGATAACTGATAACTGATAACTGATAACTGATAACTGATAACTGATAACTGATAACTGTTAAATTAATGCCCCCCCACAACTAGAACCACACCCGGCGGTACATCCATAACAATAGGAAGCGGTTTGTACGGTTTCTATTAAATCTAAATTATTAGCAGCTAATAAATCACTGACCATTAAAGGTTTTCCAGACGTTGTGCGGGCGGGAATATTTTCCATTTGATTAAAATCACAATCATAAATATAACCTTGATAATCAATGGATAACTGATTACGACACATTAAATGGGACACGGTTTCAGGGTTATAGTTAAATTCCAAAAATTCTAAATAGGAATTTTCAAGTTTTTTCTGCTGTAAGTAAGATTTCGTGCGTCCGATGGGTAAATTTGTAATCGTCAATAACTGATTAAAATCAATATCAAACTGTTGTTTTAGATACTCTTTATAAGCTCGTTCTAGTTTAGACTGTTCAGAAGGCAGGGTAAACTTTTCGGCGGTGGGTAAAGCCGGATTATAAACTAAATCTAAGATTAATTCCGGTGTACGACCATATCCCAAACGGTTTAACCATTGTAGGGCTTGGATAGAATCTTGATAAACTCCTTTTCCTCGCATTTGAGCAACATTATTTTCTAAATAACAAGGTAAAGAAGCGACAATTCTTAATTGATGATTCGCGCAATATTCGGGGATATCCTCATAACCGGGAACAAAATAAATCGTTAAATTTGACCGAACAATCACTTGCTTTCCGGTTGTACGTGCGGCTTCAACTAAAAGTTTAAATCCATAATTCATTTCTGGCGCCCCTCCGGTTAAATCGACGGTTTGAATTTGAGGAAAGCGCTCAATTAATTCAATTAATTGAAAACTAATATCTAGGTTCAGTTCTTCACTCCGTTTTGGCCCTGCTTCTACATGACAATGGTTACAAGCGAGGTTACACCGTTTTCCTAAGTTAATTTGTAAGATTGTAATGGGTTGTTTAGTGAGGGGAAAACCTAGTTTTTGAGCAAACGGTGTCAGCGTTGTTTGAATCATGAGTTGAATCAGTGTTGAGTCTATAAATGAACATGAACTGATTTTAGCAGTAGATTCTCGATTTAGGTTTACCTTGACACATCGAGAGATAAATTGACACCCAGTTTCTTCACTCCAGAGGAAAGGAGGAGATGATAACCCCCAAAAATGGAATTAAATAATATACACTCTTATGGAAGACTTAATCCCTCTGTTTCAATGCTATCTTTCCTCTCCCGAATTCCGTCTTTACACCCCGAATCAAGACTCCTGATTGTCTGGGAAGCCTTGATTGTTTTAGTAACTCTCTATAACTGCTTTACTATTCCCTTTCGCATAGCGTTTAATGCAACAATTTCTAAGAATTGGTTTCTTTTAGATCATTTAGCAGATTTAATTTTAATTATAGATATTTTTTTGAGATTTCATATTAGTTATATAACGGAAGGGGAACTGATTAAAGATAAAGATAAAATTAGTATTAATTATCGAAAAACAGACTTTAAACCTAATTTAATTGCAAGTTTACCCTTAGATATTTTAGTCTATTTATTTTTACCCCAGGCTTCTCTAATTTTAATGGGTTTATGCCGAATTCCGAGATTATTAAGATTTCCTCAATGTTTTTTGATTTTTAGAAAATGGGATAACAATGTTTATTTTAATTCCGGTGTTGTTCGGATGTTTGAATTATTCATTATTGTTTTTTTAATTGATCATTGGGTCGCTTGTTTATGGTTTTTTATTGGAAATTTAACGGGACAATCAGGAGAGTCTTGGCTTCAAGGTGATAATTTGCATTTAGAAAATACAACAACTCAATATTTATATTCCTTGTATTGGTCAATTACAACGTTAACAACTGTAGGCTATGGGGATATTACTCCTCAAAACAATATTGAATTGATCTTTACCTTTATGGTGATGTTTTTGGGGATATCACTCTATGCCTTTGTAATTGGAAATGTAGCAGCATTAATTTCTAATTGGGATGCGAGTAAAAACCGATTTCGAGATAAATTAGGTCAAATTCAATCCTATATGTGGGAACGAAAAATTCCGCCTTCCTTACAAAAAAACATCTTAGATTATTATCAATATATGTGGGAATATAATCGAGATTTGTCGCTGGATTTTTACTT from the Planktothrix sp. FACHB-1365 genome contains:
- a CDS encoding calcium/sodium antiporter, encoding MSLSVILLLIGGLVLLVVGAELLVRGASNIAAMLRIPSLLVGLTIVAYGTSSPEMAVSLQSSFAGQANVALGNVVGSNIFNILIILGISALIAPLMVASQLIRLDVPIMIGVSILTLIFGSDGIISPVDGTILFIGAIVYTLFLIYEAKKQKDEESSENQSQTSVENSLKNWLINIALIALGLVLLIQGSNWLVESSITIAKALGVSDLVIGLTIVAAGTSLPELASSVVASIKGERDIAVGNVVGSNIFNILAVLGLSSAISPDGIPVATAALNFDIPVMIAVAISCFPIFYSGKSIARWEGILFLAYYVAYSSYLILDSSQHSQLPWFNFVMISFVIPITILTLIVTTVRSYQAKRKRLNS
- a CDS encoding DUF1269 domain-containing protein, yielding MTYSEELTNLVVVAYPEQEKAKEVLKQLKALQAQGIISVVNAAVMVKNEKGKVSISETGDTDAKGGAIIGGITAGLIALFNPIGALGVMALTAGGAGVGALITHFMDLGFPQEDLKELSESLTPGSSALIALVEHTWVDQLTEALEQYAGRLYKRSIKADIASQLETTAKTVNSEVESTPPES
- a CDS encoding TVP38/TMEM64 family protein; translation: MGIQQLITYLLDWVEHLGFWGPIAFIIIYNLATILFIPGSLLTLGAGVIFGVIWGSIYVSIGSVIGATFAFLIGRYLARNWVAKKLENYENFKAIDQAVGEEGWKIVGLTRLSPIFPFNLLNYAFGLTNVSLKDYFLASWIGMLPGTILYVYLGSLVGSLAQLGMGERSRTPIEWLLYGIGLMATVIVTIYITKIAQNALNQKIK
- the arsS gene encoding arsenosugar biosynthesis radical SAM (seleno)protein ArsS (Some members of this family are selenoproteins.), giving the protein MIQTTLTPFAQKLGFPLTKQPITILQINLGKRCNLACNHCHVEAGPKRSEELNLDISFQLIELIERFPQIQTVDLTGGAPEMNYGFKLLVEAARTTGKQVIVRSNLTIYFVPGYEDIPEYCANHQLRIVASLPCYLENNVAQMRGKGVYQDSIQALQWLNRLGYGRTPELILDLVYNPALPTAEKFTLPSEQSKLERAYKEYLKQQFDIDFNQLLTITNLPIGRTKSYLQQKKLENSYLEFLEFNYNPETVSHLMCRNQLSIDYQGYIYDCDFNQMENIPARTTSGKPLMVSDLLAANNLDLIETVQTASYCYGCTAGCGSSCGGALI
- a CDS encoding ion transporter, with protein sequence MLSFLSRIPSLHPESRLLIVWEALIVLVTLYNCFTIPFRIAFNATISKNWFLLDHLADLILIIDIFLRFHISYITEGELIKDKDKISINYRKTDFKPNLIASLPLDILVYLFLPQASLILMGLCRIPRLLRFPQCFLIFRKWDNNVYFNSGVVRMFELFIIVFLIDHWVACLWFFIGNLTGQSGESWLQGDNLHLENTTTQYLYSLYWSITTLTTVGYGDITPQNNIELIFTFMVMFLGISLYAFVIGNVAALISNWDASKNRFRDKLGQIQSYMWERKIPPSLQKNILDYYQYMWEYNRDLSLDFYLLDELPHSIKTRVYCYLYQELLEKVPIFQDAEPCFIEDLVIKLKPRILPPHDYVIREDQMGHEMYFVKRGQLQAFSEKTGKVYSLLVAGSFFGEIALLYNSRRTASVKTLTYCELFVLYKEDFDKVLENYPQFSEKVKKIAEQRHQIRE